The window acctatatgtttaggtcaagactagctttgtctttgcacgcgtgtacttgttgaagtactttattaactctcgcgctcaaggtgagatcatagtcccaccttttcaacaacttttatacttttaaatcgtgggctgagaaaacatatactttgttacatcttgtactacttacttttatgttttgaacacaagtgtgaaaacaaacattccacgtgcgagttagaacaaaaatgcctcaattcgattatcattagttacacttgcagggtgtaagcgagaacttatattgtgtggccatacgggtttaacaaaccctcattcggacggttcgctaccgttatgcggatgaaatatatttttgtgttttagtgcgggttctagcactgtgtgatggggtaacgttggttaagttttgataattgagtgctcgcgtataacaacacttttggaatgcaaatgatttggataatctacgttatggaaatacaaaatcttgtggttcaaaaacaacgcttaatacttactaaacctatgatttcaccaacgttttcgttgacagattcttctatgttttctcaggttttgaatgcttagtgatacatgcttccgcactcttttgatacttgcttggatgtcaagtatacatgcattacttggagcgtcttttgactttactttaaaccgtgtcgcctaaatttcaaatgtacttataaccttgtaacttaacttttggttgaacaattcttgtaaactttgaaaacaatctttattttgaaatgagggtggcatattttggtcaaacattgtcataaagacttatgaccaggtaatgggacccacgtagtcgacgccgtcacttgacgatttgtcggggtcgctacattgaaCAGGGCCCTCAAAATTATTGAGACAGTcatgaaaactgcattcatttaATCAAATTCAAATTGTACGCAGCATCATGTAGTAAGTAACTGTTGGATGTTTAAACTTAAATACTCCATTCTGATCATCCTGGAACACCATAATTATATATTTGTATGCAGACATGAAACTACATGTTGGGCCGAAGTGTACTAACTGTGGGCCAAGTAAGTTGATCTTTACACAAATATCCAGCCAAATCTTTGTTGTTTTTTGTTTATGTTTCTGTTCACCTTCCTTGAATTTTTCCATCAATGCATCGTGGATCATTAGCTATCAAGGATCATACTAACATAAAAAGCCATTTTTTCTTCTTTTGAAGTCACATAATTTAGTCAGAACTGAAAAAATGAAGGTATGTTCATGTTCTGTTACATTTTCACTTATACAATGTAGCATTAATTCAGTGACTCATGCTTACCTTTCTGTATTACAGTTGCTAGATTGGATGCATCGAAAGTTTCGAAATGGAGAACCACTCAAAGATTTTTCCacaggtttttatttttattttatttttataaaaaatttattAATATTTTAGGTATGGTCTAATTTAGAGCATACAGGGAACCCATGCATTTGTCTTATGGGACAACCATCACTTGATGACTTCGAATACTATCCGAAATCAAACTATTACGCAAAGCCGTCAAACAAATCGCGCGAAAACCAGATTCGAAAATCATTTGCATGTTTAGAAGGTGCAAAAACAGAGGATGAACACATGGAAGAAGAATCATCTGAAGCTCTAACCGAACTCTTTCATGGTTTTCTAGCAATCGGTACATTTGGCATGGATCCAGTTACTAGTGATCCAGGAACACCAACTTTTGCCACGTCAGTTGAGTACATAATGGAAAAAGAAACAGAAGCAACTGAAAATGAACTGCAATTCATTAATGATGAGTTGGAAAAAGTACTAATTGTAGAAGGTAAAGAAGATGATTCATCTGCAAGAAACAGTTATGTTAGTAATGGAAGAAGCAGTCAAGGAAGTACTATTACGCTTAGCGGGAAGGTTTTAGAAGCAGTTTCGGATAATGAAAACGGGTCAGTTGCTTGCCCGCTTCAGGGTTATTTGTTTGGGTCAGCAGTCGGGCTGCCCGAAACAACTGCTGGAAAGAAAGAGCATAGAACATCACTTGGAGAGTTGTTTCAGAAAACAAAGTCTGCGGACGAAAATAGTGGGAACAAATGCAACAGGGTGGATGCGCATAAAGAAAAAGAAACTGATAATAATAAGTCTGCTATTCAGTTgatgaaaaagatactgaaaggaaaAAAGGGTTCGGGTGGAACCGTTGACACTAATTCGGCTGATAAGAAACTGCCCAaggtatatgtatatatgcttTATGTAACTCGTAGTGTCGCATGTCATAATCACCTAATGATATTGAATAGGATTAGCGAATAAATCGGGGAGTGAAGATGGTAAGATGGGGAGAAAGGACGGGCTGGGTAATGGATCAAAACCGATAAATCTGACGTGTAGTTCGAAACAGATGTGTGAGGATGTGAGATTTGACAACAGAGACGTTTTTGAGCTTGTGCAAATGAACATGGCCCAAAAAGTATTAAGGGCTCAAAACTTTGAAACaggcgtataataattcattcatttatattttttttctttaatcaAATTACATAATTCGTTTATCAAATAGTTAATCACACAAGATTAATCTTTTGCATTCTTATACAATACCCTCATAAAGGACGATTTAAGAATAATGAAATGACAACTATTTGACAATAAAACATTTTACTATGGTGTTTTTAAGGAAAAAAGAATTTGATAACTTTTTATATTATCATCTTTTTATTTACTGAAAAGTTTAACGTTTATTACGGCCTTTTTATGTCTCGATTAGGGAATTATAAATCAATGAGGCATCCCCTCCTCTTTGACATTTGAGTTTTTTATCCATTTACTTTTTATAAATTTTGTACCAATTTAATAGCAAAAAGGAAAAGATTATCAAAATCATATCATTTATTGAGAAAATTTTTAAAGTTACCTCTTTTAATCATGAAAACTGTTTAATTACTATCCGAAAAGGCTATCTAATGCATACTGTGAGACTTGCAGATCCTTCATATGTTCCACAAGAAAGTCCATCCCGACAGCACAACAAGGTCTAAAATTCGATCCAAGGATCATACGATGAATGTCACCTATATGAACGAGGAGCCGTATAACAAAAGAAACCAATTGGTGACGGGGGAAGATATCACTATAATACCTAAGAGGGATAGCTTCAAAAATAATGTAAACAACATAAGAAGCAACATGCCCCATGCTACTTGTGGTGCCAGTGATTCAAATGGGAACAGAGAATGTTGGATCAAATCTGATGCAGATTGTAAGTATACTAACTAACTCACACTCTATTCATTTCCAAAATCTGGTAagaaattaaaactaaaaaaaaaaaaaaaaattgggtttTTATTATATGGATTCAAACTATGATGCCCTCTACCTAAAGCAATGAACTAACCACGTATCTTAAAGTTTCAACATGCTGAAAAATATTAATTAGCCACAATTACAAAGTTTTTAGGAGACTCACACATCTTTTCATAAGCTGATGTGGGACGAGTTGTTACACAAATTGCTTGAATCGATAATGGCAAAATGAGTAGACAATTATGAATAATATGATCACTTATTTCAGCAGACATAAGTTAGAAGCTAACTTCTAATTTTTTGACTCAACCTAATTTATACTAGATCATAGTAGTATCATATATAGTCATGAACCAGTGTAATTAAGGTTATGGTgtcttaatatgtatattatatttgACTTGTGGTTTGCTTACGTACGTTTCCAATCAGACCTGGTGTTGGAACTCTAGAAGATAAACAAAGTTGCAGCAGATTGATGCTGTGCGTGGTATTCAAATTCTTGAAAGAATTCATCTACTAGTAGTATGCATGATAAAATGATTTAAAGTCTTGTATAATAGCAAGCTTGTGTGATAATAAGACAGCTTTATTTGTATACAAACATATAAAAATGTTGAAACAAAACTTGTATTTTTTCATCTGTTTTATAATGaacaataattataactataaatatacttaatactttagtagtatatatatatatatatatatatatatatatatatatatatatatatatatatatatatatatatatatatatatatatatatatatatatatatatgggcaggatcaatggagaagtaaccaatcggagggaagcggggggaagcaaatttatttttttttcgtttttttgaatttttttttccggcatcaagatcacacgaaaatatgaacatttagaagagacacttcgtgatgaatgttattatttaggcgggaaagtgatcgacaaaaataacattcaagataatattgttcgtgaagaatatgaacgtttttttttttcttcatgttttgtgaagtaaaatttagcccgatttagagtttaaggtttagggtttagggtttgatgttttgggtttattccataaacccaaaacaccaaaccctaaaccctaaactctaaactcgaaaaacacgataattgttatatattacttcttcgagcattttcccgccaaaataaaaacatttatcacaaagtgtctctactaaatgttcatattttcatctcatctataatgttcgtgaacaaagttttttcaaaaaacgaaaaaaaaaaagtttttgcttccccccgcttccccccgaatggttacttccctcttgatcctaccactatatatatatatatatatatatatatatatatatatatatatatatatatatatatatatatatatatatatatatatatatatatatatatatatggattcaatcaagagggaatcacttttttgggagaagtggggggaagtaaatttttttcgctattttcgaaaaaaaaaattcaggcatcaagatcacatgaaaatatgaaatttaaaaaagacactttgtgatgaatgttattattttggcggaaaaacgcttgaagaaaaaaatttaaaacatGCATCATGAATAATATTATTCTTCTTTTTTTAGGGTATAAAAATTAGGGtttactaattagggtttataaattatgattcaaaaattagggtttagaaattagggttagggtttagaaattagggtttaaattgaatttttaacacgaacggtttagggtttagggtttagagttttgggtttagggactaaacccaaaacactaaaccctaaaccctaaactctaaatcgggctaaatttaaaaaaaaaaaccctcatataagatgaaagaaaacaacgttccaaaaatattattaggaataacattactcatgatgaataTTATCAATTATTTCTTCGACCGTTTTCTCGCCtagataataacatttatcacagagtgtcttttttaaatgttcatattttcacctaaacttgatgcgtggaaaaaaaattcgaaaaaatgataaaaatttatttcCCCCCGAAAAAGTGTTTCGCTCTTAATTATGAccccatatatacatttatatatcatatatgatACATGTTATGTGTAGTTCCCCGTCACATGCAACAAATTGATCGATAGATAACTGATCAAGCATATGTTGAAGTGCGAAGTCGAGTTAAACGCAAACGGGAAGCTGATGTTGGTTTTGTAGTTTCGCGATCGAGAGATGAATCTCGCGCCCGCGATATTTTGGCAGTGAGCAGGTCAGCTGAAGCATGCCCGCTCGCGACCGTGAAATTTGAATGGTGACCGTGAGGTTCTATTGACTGGAGTTGCATTTGGATTAGGAGTTCGTGTTTGCTTCGAATTCGTTATCTTTTTGCACTATATATAAATACCCTTATATGTAACCTATAATGTAGACCTACGAAATTTAATAAAGAATACTCTTTGGTTGCCTGTAGAGTAAAACAACCTTATTGATTGCATATAACAACTTTATATATTTGTTTATTGTCTTGTGAGTTGATAACCACGGGGTTGTCAGGAATTGTTAGAGCTCACTAATCATTTCTAACAAGTAGTATCAGAGCTTAGGCTCTACTGTTTGCGGGAACAATGTCGGATAAAGTGATGTAAAGATTGATCGGTTCGATAGGACTGATTttagcttttgaaatatgcaaatTGAAGACTTTCTTTATCAAAAGAAGTTATACCAGTCATTAATGGGAGTTAAACTGAAAGAGATGGGTCAAGGCGAGTGGGACTTGTTGGATAAGAAAGTCCTAGGGGTTGTTCGACTTTATTTGGCCAAGAAGTGTGCTTACGACATTGTGGGTGAAGCCACAACTGAGGATTAACTGCGGCGTTATCCAACATGTATGAAAAGTCATCCACTTTGAATAAAGTTTTCTTGATTCGGAAATTGGTGAATGCTAGGATGATAAAGGGTTCCTCGGCGGCGGGTCATGTGAATGAATTAAATTTTATTTTGACCTGTTTGAAATCAGTTGATATTAAATTCGAGGATGGGCTAGAGGCGTTGTTTTTGCTATCTTTATTACCCGATAATTGGTCCAGAACTGTGACAGCGGTTAATTGTTCATCCAGAACTACTAAGCTTTCTTTTGAAGAAATCCGAGATTTGATACTCTGTGAAGGAATTAGGGGAAAGATTCGGGTGAGAATTCAGTTTTGATTTTACGTATGGATCAGGGAAGAGCTAGATTAAGAACTCCATCAAGGAGCAAGAATGTGGTGTGATAGAATTGTCAACAAGTTGGTTACTACAAGTCAAAGTGCGCAAGTTTAAA of the Rutidosis leptorrhynchoides isolate AG116_Rl617_1_P2 chromosome 5, CSIRO_AGI_Rlap_v1, whole genome shotgun sequence genome contains:
- the LOC139850325 gene encoding protein LAZY 1-like, with the translated sequence MKLLDWMHRKFRNGEPLKDFSTGNPCICLMGQPSLDDFEYYPKSNYYAKPSNKSRENQIRKSFACLEGAKTEDEHMEEESSEALTELFHGFLAIGTFGMDPVTSDPGTPTFATSVEYIMEKETEATENELQFINDELEKVLIVEGKEDDSSARNSYVSNGRSSQGSTITLSGKVLEAVSDNENGSVACPLQGYLFGSAVGLPETTAGKKEHRTSLGELFQKTKSADENSGNKCNRVDAHKEKETDNNKSAIQLMKKILKGKKGSGGTVDTNSADKKLPKILHMFHKKVHPDSTTRSKIRSKDHTMNVTYMNEEPYNKRNQLVTGEDITIIPKRDSFKNNVNNIRSNMPHATCGASDSNGNRECWIKSDADYLVLEL